The nucleotide sequence GCACCCAGGCGCCGCGGTCGACGGCGCGGCGCAGCGCGTCGAGCAGTTCCTGCGGGTAGTCGCGCACGGCGTACGAGGCACCGGCCGGTACGGCGATCAGATCGGCCTCCTCCAGCCGGTCCAGGCCGTACAGGTCGCCGAGGGTGAACCCGGCGTGGGTGCGCAGCACGGGACCTTCGGCGGACACCACGCCGAAGTCGTACACCGGCAGGCCTTCGTCACTCCGGTCGAGGCCGAACACCTCGCAGATCACGCCGAGTTCGAAGGGATGAACGCCGTCGAGGAGGACCGTCGCCACGTTTTTCAGCATGGCACCAAGTGTGGCAGCAATTCGATGCTTGATGACAGTCCTGCCACTGCTTTTCCTGGGGCCGAGCGACGACAGTGAAGACATGGACACCTTCCTCACCATTCTCGCCCTGATCGCCCTCTTCGTCCTCCTCGCGCTGCCCCCGCTGTACTGGCACGTCAAGGACCGCGCGACCGACCGCCGGGTCCGGCTGGCCCGCATCGACCACGAGCTGCGCGAGCTGCACGAGCGCCGCAGCCCGAACCGCGACGACTACTCGCGCACCAACTGAGTGTCGCGGTTCCGGTCCGGGCGCCGGCCGAGCGCGGCGTGCACCGCCCACCCGGCCGCCGCGCCGACCCCGTACCAGAACAGATCGGGCGCGTTGAACGTGGAGCCGAGGACGAGCCGCGCGATCTCACTGCGCGCGGCCAACTCGGCAGGTACGTCGGTCAGTTGCAGCAACTCGACACCACAACTGACCGCGAGAGCGACCAACGCGGCCGTCAGCGGCCTGACGCGGGGAGCGACGACCACCACCAGCGCCTGCACAAGCACGGTGTAGAGCGCGTCCCCCGTGTACTTGGCGGCGTCGCCGGACCCCACGCTCCGCACCCCCAGCCCGGCCGCCACGGTCAGCACCGCGCAGACCCCGGCCACGAGACACGTCCCCCTGAGCGTCCCTGGCCGCACCCGGCGCCTCACGTTTGCGGCTCGCCGGGCCGGTAGCTGGCCCTGATGTGGACGCGTTCGCCCTGGGGGCCCAGGATGCTGAGGAACTCCACCGCGTGTTCGTCGGCATTGCCGAACCAGTGCGGCAGATGCGTGTCGAACTCCGCGGCCTCACCCTCCGTGAGGATGAAGTCCTCGTCGCCGAGGACGACGCGCAGCCGCCCGCGCAGGACGTACAGCCAGTGGTAGCCCTCGTGCGAGCGCGGATCGGGTTCGCGGCCGTCGGTCAGACCGGCCGGCATGATGTGCTTGAACGCCTGCGGGCCGCCGGGTTTGCGGGTCAGCGGTACGACGGTCATGCCGTACCGGGTGAAGGGCCGCGGGTACACCCGCGGATCAAGATCGGCCGGAGCGCCGATCAGCTCGTCGACCGGCACCTGATAGGCCCTCGCCAGCGGCAGCAGGAGTTCGAGGCCCGGCTTGCGGTGGCCGGACTCCAGCCGGGAGAGCGTGCTGACCGGGATGCCGGTGATCTCCGACAGTGCGGTCAGGGTGACGCCGCGCCGCGTGCGCAAGGCGCGCAGCCGGGGCCCGACCGCCGCCAGCACCGCGCCGAATTCGTCGCTCATGCAACCACGGTGCCCGTGTTTTGCCATTTCCGCAAAGAGCTTTGCCCGAATGCCGTTCCGAGCGCATCGTTGCGTCGCAGTCACCGCACAGTCAGGACGCAGCCGTCCCGAAGCGACGAAAGGCCGACCCCCATGGATGCCCAGGGCTGGAACGACATGTACCGCAGCCGCGAGCAGCTGTTCAGCGGCAACCCCAACGGGGTGCTCGTCGCCGAGACCGCGGAACTGCCGCCCGGCCGGGCGCTCGACGCCGGGTGCGGCGAAGGCGCCGACGCGCTCTGGCTGGCCCGGCGCGGCTGGCAGGTCACCGGGGTCGACATCGCCGAGACCGCCCTGCGGCGCGCGGCGGCGGCGGGCACCGACGTCGAGGACCGGGTGACCTGGAGACGCGCCGACCTCAGCACCACACCGCCCCCGGCGGACGCCTTCGACCTGGTGTCCGTCCAGTACTTCCCGCTGCGCCGCACGCCGGACCA is from Streptomyces sp. NBC_00370 and encodes:
- a CDS encoding ribosomal maturation YjgA family protein, with product MAGVCAVLTVAAGLGVRSVGSGDAAKYTGDALYTVLVQALVVVVAPRVRPLTAALVALAVSCGVELLQLTDVPAELAARSEIARLVLGSTFNAPDLFWYGVGAAAGWAVHAALGRRPDRNRDTQLVRE
- a CDS encoding helix-turn-helix domain-containing protein; this encodes MSDEFGAVLAAVGPRLRALRTRRGVTLTALSEITGIPVSTLSRLESGHRKPGLELLLPLARAYQVPVDELIGAPADLDPRVYPRPFTRYGMTVVPLTRKPGGPQAFKHIMPAGLTDGREPDPRSHEGYHWLYVLRGRLRVVLGDEDFILTEGEAAEFDTHLPHWFGNADEHAVEFLSILGPQGERVHIRASYRPGEPQT
- a CDS encoding class I SAM-dependent methyltransferase codes for the protein MDAQGWNDMYRSREQLFSGNPNGVLVAETAELPPGRALDAGCGEGADALWLARRGWQVTGVDIAETALRRAAAAGTDVEDRVTWRRADLSTTPPPADAFDLVSVQYFPLRRTPDHAALRDLLAAVAPGGTLLFVSHDLADLTHREGDDFDPADYYQPGDVPPLLGPGWDVLVDETRPRAVPPPAGTHHTHDTVLRALRRP